The proteins below come from a single Methanothrix thermoacetophila PT genomic window:
- a CDS encoding response regulator, translating to MKVLVVDDAPFILRALRDSLEARGFEIHEAQSGEEALSAYRDIRPDVVLMDILMPGMNGISVTREIMNIDPSANIIVITAIGKPGLEKECMDAGAKGFILKPFRMRDLLDLIDSLGKGR from the coding sequence ATGAAGGTACTGGTGGTCGATGATGCTCCCTTCATTTTGAGGGCACTGAGGGATTCCCTAGAGGCGCGGGGCTTTGAGATACACGAGGCGCAGAGCGGTGAGGAGGCGCTCTCTGCTTACAGGGATATCAGGCCGGATGTTGTTCTGATGGATATTCTCATGCCTGGCATGAATGGGATATCAGTCACACGTGAGATCATGAATATCGACCCATCTGCCAATATCATCGTGATAACCGCGATAGGTAAGCCAGGGCTGGAGAAGGAGTGTATGGATGCCGGAGCGAAGGGTTTCATCCTGAAGCCATTCCGGATGCGGGATCTCCTGGATCTCATTGATTCTCTCGGAAAGGGGCGATGA
- a CDS encoding gas vesicle protein GvpO: MEKPNLKDMLRIARTSAEELLGKRFESISSISRTEDGWIVNVEVLERRAIPDTQDIIGRYEMSFDENGDITGYRRMELRHRGGLERIEEE, encoded by the coding sequence ATGGAAAAGCCGAATCTCAAGGATATGCTCAGGATCGCCAGAACCTCTGCCGAGGAGCTATTGGGGAAGCGGTTCGAGTCGATAAGCAGCATATCCAGAACAGAGGACGGATGGATCGTGAACGTGGAGGTGCTGGAGCGCAGGGCCATACCGGATACGCAGGACATCATCGGCAGATATGAGATGAGCTTCGATGAGAATGGAGATATCACCGGATATCGTAGAATGGAGCTCCGGCATCGAGGGGGCCTGGAGAGGATAGAGGAGGAGTGA
- a CDS encoding RAD55 family ATPase, giving the protein MLRMSIDGLDRILEADPPAGSVLLVTGGEGTLKSSLVLAMMSRYLEGSAEHGLYASLEQTKDSHLRNMDSIGIRWHENLHIFDYRDMRIEWKDHRLDMFSMTKDVLDMYIDRYRDLTIFAMDSLNALYALSSKTNLRRNVYDFLTMLRDRCLTSILILETGDDSGKGGERFLSDGIIELGVIESYNGVKRYLQIRKMRGVRHLMEKHHLVVKPGGLEVVGPIYGQPSTS; this is encoded by the coding sequence ATGCTCAGAATGAGTATTGACGGCCTGGATCGCATCCTCGAGGCTGACCCACCTGCCGGCTCTGTTCTGCTGGTCACCGGAGGGGAGGGCACACTGAAGTCCAGCCTGGTGCTGGCGATGATGTCCCGGTACCTTGAGGGCAGCGCGGAGCATGGCCTATACGCGAGCCTGGAGCAGACTAAGGACAGCCATCTTAGAAACATGGATAGCATTGGGATAAGATGGCATGAGAACCTCCACATATTCGATTATAGAGATATGCGGATCGAATGGAAGGATCACAGACTCGACATGTTCAGCATGACAAAGGACGTCCTGGATATGTACATTGACAGGTACCGCGATCTCACGATCTTTGCCATGGACTCCCTTAACGCACTCTACGCTCTTTCTTCGAAGACAAACCTCCGCAGAAATGTTTACGACTTCCTCACCATGCTCAGGGATAGATGCCTCACATCCATTCTGATACTCGAGACAGGTGACGACTCCGGAAAGGGCGGCGAGAGGTTCCTCTCGGATGGCATCATAGAGCTGGGCGTGATCGAGAGCTACAATGGGGTTAAAAGATACCTCCAGATCAGAAAGATGCGCGGTGTGAGGCATCTGATGGAGAAGCATCATCTTGTCGTGAAGCCAGGCGGGCTTGAGGTCGTGGGGCCGATATACGGACAACCCAGCACTTCCTGA
- a CDS encoding GvpL/GvpF family gas vesicle protein has protein sequence MPAKRSAQKGLYVYCVIRSEDADFGPIGFGNSEVHTIEYRDLYPVVSEAVLREYDVDERDVEIHRRVVRRVMEEHDVLPVAYGMVFKGRKNLAVAMSAGYAAMKKAWPVVEGKVELGVKVIRPKNANGQYDELKREIVECLSASSVDFKNLDLFSDRLLLNTAFLVERSRIDEFSKRVSAVIEEHSDLRTSYSGPWPPYNFVDIHILGKGRKGFRQARIT, from the coding sequence CTGCCGGCAAAGAGAAGTGCCCAAAAAGGGCTTTACGTATACTGCGTGATCCGGTCAGAGGATGCAGATTTCGGACCCATTGGCTTCGGCAACAGTGAAGTTCACACCATCGAATACAGGGACCTGTATCCTGTTGTGAGCGAAGCAGTACTCAGGGAGTACGATGTCGATGAGAGGGATGTGGAGATCCACAGGAGAGTCGTCAGGAGGGTGATGGAGGAGCATGATGTTCTTCCGGTCGCATATGGTATGGTGTTCAAGGGCAGAAAGAATCTCGCTGTGGCCATGAGCGCCGGATATGCTGCGATGAAGAAGGCGTGGCCTGTTGTGGAGGGCAAGGTCGAGCTTGGAGTCAAGGTGATCAGGCCGAAGAATGCGAATGGACAATACGATGAACTCAAAAGAGAGATCGTGGAATGCCTCAGCGCGTCCTCGGTGGACTTCAAGAACCTCGACCTCTTCAGCGATCGGTTGCTTCTCAACACCGCATTTCTCGTGGAGCGTTCCAGGATCGATGAGTTCTCGAAGCGGGTAAGTGCAGTTATCGAGGAGCACAGCGATCTGAGGACAAGCTATTCCGGGCCGTGGCCGCCTTACAACTTCGTCGACATACACATCCTGGGGAAGGGCAGAAAGGGATTCAGACAGGCAAGGATAACTTGA
- the hemB gene encoding porphobilinogen synthase — MRRLRRPGIREMVAETRISVRDLIMPVFVDERIDQPVPISSMPGQMRQSLNSVAEEAGRIEDLGIPAVILFGIPSRKDDLGSGAYDHDGVIQKAVRRIKESTDLVVITDLCLCEYTSHGHCGVIRGQEIVNDETLPLLGRTAVSQAESGADIVAPSGMMDHMVRAIRSALDDNGYTDVAILSYAAKYASYFYGPFREAAESGFAFGDRRSYQMDPANANEALWEVQLDIEEGADMVMVKPALPYLDILRMVKERFSMPTAAYQVSGEYSMIMAAAERNWIDGDGVMLETLTSIKRAGADMIITYYAKDFAARFA; from the coding sequence ATGAGGCGTTTGAGAAGGCCTGGCATCAGGGAGATGGTCGCAGAGACCAGGATCTCAGTCAGGGACCTGATAATGCCGGTATTTGTGGATGAGCGCATCGATCAGCCCGTCCCGATAAGCTCGATGCCGGGACAGATGCGGCAGAGCCTGAACAGTGTGGCTGAGGAGGCCGGACGGATCGAGGATCTGGGGATCCCAGCGGTGATACTCTTCGGAATACCATCCAGAAAGGATGATCTCGGATCCGGGGCTTACGATCATGACGGCGTGATACAGAAGGCTGTCAGGCGCATCAAGGAGTCCACAGATCTTGTTGTCATAACAGACCTCTGCCTCTGCGAGTACACCAGTCATGGGCACTGCGGCGTGATTCGCGGGCAGGAGATAGTGAACGATGAGACTCTCCCCCTCCTCGGAAGAACTGCAGTGAGCCAGGCTGAGAGCGGAGCTGATATCGTCGCTCCGAGCGGGATGATGGATCACATGGTGAGAGCGATAAGATCTGCTCTTGACGATAATGGATACACCGATGTTGCGATTCTCTCGTACGCTGCAAAATACGCCTCATACTTCTACGGCCCATTTAGAGAGGCAGCCGAATCCGGATTTGCGTTTGGAGATCGGAGGAGCTACCAGATGGACCCAGCGAATGCGAACGAGGCGCTCTGGGAGGTCCAGCTGGATATAGAAGAGGGCGCGGATATGGTCATGGTCAAGCCCGCGCTGCCATATCTGGACATACTCCGGATGGTCAAGGAGAGGTTTAGTATGCCGACTGCCGCTTACCAGGTCAGCGGTGAGTACAGCATGATCATGGCAGCTGCAGAGAGAAACTGGATCGATGGAGACGGGGTGATGCTGGAGACCCTGACGTCAATAAAGAGAGCGGGCGCGGATATGATAATCACATACTACGCCAAGGATTTTGCAGCCCGGTTCGCGTAG
- the hemA gene encoding glutamyl-tRNA reductase translates to MSRITSMLVTHKKASISEIENAWHGDVEALLKWVSSHDTVEECAVLKTCNRVEIYVVSPRGEKVLFEIAKKARVSSRIIDIHDHDESLLHLLRLASGLESMIIGEDQILGQMKELYRTAKSLGYTGWVLDTAFKKAIQVGKRVRKETAINERSVSVGSAAVDLAEQILGGLEGKSVLVIGAGETGELISKALVSKNIGSLYVTNRTFGTALSLAASLGGTAVPYEEMKRKIREADVVISATSAPHYILLKDDIERAMEGRKNKLLIIDIANPRDVDEAVREIEGVELHNIDSLKQISDENMRLRMREIERVEAIIEEELELLRAKYKRREAEELLARIYSEAEKIKEQEVRRAMNKLSAYHTLGEIEQKVLMDMSHSIVNKIFAEPTKALKSAAERGNTEMLRYAMELFRLNQEESD, encoded by the coding sequence ATGAGCAGGATAACCTCGATGCTGGTGACTCACAAGAAGGCCTCGATAAGCGAGATCGAGAACGCATGGCATGGCGACGTTGAGGCTCTCTTGAAGTGGGTCTCCTCGCATGACACCGTTGAGGAGTGCGCGGTCCTAAAGACGTGCAACCGTGTCGAGATATATGTAGTATCTCCCCGCGGTGAGAAGGTCCTCTTCGAGATCGCAAAGAAGGCCCGTGTCTCCTCCAGGATCATAGACATCCACGACCACGATGAGTCGCTCCTGCACCTACTCAGGCTTGCCTCAGGCCTCGAATCCATGATAATAGGAGAGGACCAGATCCTCGGACAGATGAAGGAGCTCTACAGAACCGCGAAGAGTCTTGGATATACAGGCTGGGTTCTGGATACCGCATTCAAGAAGGCAATCCAGGTGGGGAAGCGGGTGCGGAAGGAGACTGCCATTAACGAGCGCTCTGTCTCAGTAGGATCTGCAGCTGTCGATCTGGCCGAGCAGATCCTCGGGGGCCTGGAGGGTAAATCTGTACTGGTAATAGGCGCGGGCGAGACTGGAGAGCTGATATCAAAGGCGCTCGTCTCAAAGAACATAGGCTCCCTCTATGTGACGAACCGCACCTTCGGAACAGCGCTCTCCCTTGCTGCATCTCTCGGCGGCACGGCTGTGCCTTATGAGGAGATGAAGCGAAAGATAAGGGAGGCGGATGTCGTGATAAGCGCGACCTCAGCTCCCCATTACATACTTCTCAAGGATGATATCGAGCGCGCGATGGAGGGCCGGAAGAACAAGCTTCTGATCATAGACATAGCAAATCCGCGGGATGTGGATGAGGCTGTGCGCGAGATAGAAGGGGTGGAGCTTCACAACATAGACAGCCTGAAGCAGATAAGCGATGAGAACATGCGGTTGAGGATGAGAGAGATCGAGAGGGTCGAGGCGATAATAGAGGAGGAGCTCGAGCTTCTCAGAGCCAAGTACAAGAGAAGGGAGGCCGAGGAGCTTCTCGCGAGGATCTACTCTGAGGCCGAGAAGATAAAAGAGCAAGAGGTCAGAAGGGCGATGAACAAGCTCAGCGCCTATCACACTCTTGGGGAGATAGAGCAGAAGGTGCTGATGGACATGAGCCATTCGATTGTAAACAAAATATTCGCAGAGCCGACAAAGGCTCTGAAATCAGCTGCTGAGAGAGGCAACACCGAGATGCTCAGGTACGCCATGGAACTCTTCAGGCTGAATCAGGAGGAATCCGATTGA
- the gvpA gene encoding gas vesicle protein GvpA: MVTSTPDSSSLAEVLDRILDKGIVVDVWARVSLVGIEILTVEARVVVASVDTFLHYSEEMAKIEQAAIAAAPGVPA; the protein is encoded by the coding sequence ATGGTGACATCAACACCTGATTCGTCCAGCCTTGCCGAGGTTCTCGACAGGATCCTGGACAAGGGAATAGTGGTCGATGTCTGGGCCAGGGTATCCCTGGTTGGCATCGAGATACTGACGGTCGAGGCGAGAGTGGTGGTCGCATCCGTCGATACGTTCCTCCACTACTCTGAGGAGATGGCGAAGATCGAGCAGGCTGCCATAGCCGCAGCACCAGGAGTTCCTGCCTGA
- a CDS encoding Hsp20/alpha crystallin family protein produces MSNGYEDRLEKIERRLDEIEKVLKSLTSEGAVKGGPEEKAVEEPSIVSGIVSQFIPGLGGIIKALEASSPEFKRRIAETDAEVRHRIEVGWSSRPVVDYNISVRPLSKPGARRPSARLPEVRIPGTPRKDPIVDVMDEGKSITVVAELPGVEEDELSVTVREGVLEIRAGEFLKEVKLPPDAGDIISRSFKNGILQLRIDRVRS; encoded by the coding sequence ATGTCAAATGGCTATGAAGATCGCCTGGAGAAAATAGAGCGCAGGCTGGATGAGATCGAGAAGGTGCTCAAATCCCTCACCAGTGAGGGCGCTGTCAAGGGGGGTCCAGAGGAGAAGGCAGTGGAGGAGCCCTCGATAGTCAGCGGTATTGTGAGCCAGTTCATCCCCGGCCTCGGAGGGATAATAAAGGCGCTTGAGGCCTCCTCGCCGGAGTTCAAGAGACGGATAGCGGAGACTGATGCAGAGGTTCGGCACAGGATAGAGGTTGGATGGAGCAGCAGGCCTGTCGTCGATTACAACATCTCGGTGAGGCCTCTGAGCAAACCGGGGGCGCGAAGGCCGTCGGCAAGACTGCCCGAGGTCAGGATACCTGGAACTCCCAGAAAGGATCCGATAGTCGATGTGATGGATGAAGGGAAGAGCATAACAGTTGTCGCTGAGCTTCCCGGGGTGGAGGAGGATGAGCTCTCTGTTACGGTCAGGGAAGGAGTTCTGGAGATCAGGGCGGGGGAGTTCCTAAAGGAAGTGAAGCTCCCGCCAGATGCCGGAGACATTATCAGCAGGAGCTTCAAGAACGGCATACTCCAGCTCAGGATCGATCGCGTGAGGAGCTGA
- a CDS encoding gas vesicle protein: protein MEPERCTNAGLVDLLDRVLTKGVVLNADVIISVAGVPLLGLSLRAVLAGMETMIKYGMWRDWDTAQRAWVAEQQRLKSFTTNFMLKGEEVRMRAFGTYWYSRGIYQAWRPGDVCVTNRRIAVFRKDPPEIIFEAYYEDIEGFALEKGEIVAKRDTDILHIHLRNGAVAKIHSAEIQALKDVAEREMRSLRSHLNGRPDGDAERRAPTNILSNVSTTNGYAERQMECKMPR, encoded by the coding sequence ATGGAACCTGAGAGGTGTACAAACGCAGGTCTGGTCGATCTCCTGGACAGGGTGCTCACAAAGGGGGTCGTTCTGAACGCGGATGTCATAATATCAGTTGCAGGTGTGCCTCTGCTCGGACTCAGCCTGAGGGCTGTGCTTGCTGGAATGGAGACCATGATCAAGTATGGCATGTGGAGGGACTGGGATACAGCCCAGAGGGCCTGGGTGGCAGAGCAGCAGAGGCTGAAATCGTTCACCACGAATTTTATGCTCAAGGGAGAGGAGGTGCGTATGAGGGCGTTCGGCACGTACTGGTACTCTCGGGGAATATACCAGGCATGGAGGCCTGGAGATGTGTGTGTTACGAACAGACGCATAGCTGTGTTCAGAAAGGATCCCCCTGAGATCATTTTCGAGGCATACTATGAAGATATAGAGGGTTTTGCCCTGGAAAAGGGGGAGATCGTGGCGAAGAGGGACACAGATATCCTTCACATCCATCTGAGGAATGGCGCGGTGGCAAAGATCCATTCAGCCGAGATCCAAGCTCTGAAAGATGTTGCAGAGCGGGAGATGAGATCTCTGAGATCACATCTGAATGGCAGGCCTGATGGGGATGCAGAGCGCCGTGCACCCACAAACATCCTCTCGAACGTGAGCACGACCAACGGATATGCGGAGAGGCAAATGGAATGCAAGATGCCGAGATGA
- the gvpA gene encoding gas vesicle protein GvpA has protein sequence MVTSTPDSSSLAEVLDRILDKGIVVDVWARVSLVGIEILTVEARVVVASVDTFLHYSEEMAKIEQAAIAAAPSA, from the coding sequence ATGGTGACATCAACACCTGATTCGTCCAGCCTTGCCGAGGTTCTCGACAGGATCCTGGACAAGGGAATAGTGGTCGATGTCTGGGCCAGGGTATCCCTGGTTGGCATCGAGATACTGACGGTCGAGGCGAGAGTGGTGGTCGCATCCGTCGATACGTTCCTCCACTACTCTGAGGAGATGGCGAAGATCGAGCAGGCTGCCATAGCCGCAGCACCTTCTGCGTGA
- a CDS encoding gas vesicle protein has protein sequence MVLPEKDSDRGLAGAIDRILDKGLVINADITVSVAGVELLGIKVRAALASFETAAKYGLEFPSGISCETGAWRDAMLEREECPQCGKKVLREELMHECCPWCGWTSALARDRMLKMPFVLKDDYGT, from the coding sequence ATGGTACTTCCTGAGAAGGATTCGGACCGCGGGCTGGCCGGCGCGATCGATCGTATACTCGACAAGGGGCTGGTCATCAACGCGGATATCACAGTCTCGGTGGCTGGAGTCGAGCTGCTGGGAATAAAGGTGAGAGCTGCGCTTGCATCATTCGAGACCGCTGCAAAGTACGGCCTGGAGTTCCCATCGGGGATAAGCTGTGAGACCGGAGCATGGCGGGATGCGATGCTTGAAAGAGAGGAGTGCCCGCAGTGCGGGAAGAAGGTGCTGCGCGAGGAGCTCATGCACGAGTGCTGCCCGTGGTGTGGATGGACGAGCGCGCTCGCCAGGGATCGAATGCTGAAGATGCCCTTTGTTTTGAAGGACGATTATGGAACCTGA
- a CDS encoding sensor histidine kinase has product MRGIEIVRGYQEDIIETIPSTIIIVDRRLEVLYANRNFYLKSFRTEKNAIGMHLSKIFSPVFMQRLNSRIEKVFSAGEPFDGEQIRYPGGRFYFYRIHPLKEAGGYVSKAVIFIEDITEMTRLEEELRDSYIKLENAYAELKELDSIKSEFVSMVSHELRTPLTVINSYIEMFEDGMLGDLTDVQKEKLQLIRSQTDTMIQLVNDMLDILRIGSRRLRLKKELSSMEELIRSVIASLSRLAALKEHTITFRCERANTLIECDPKKIMQVLSNLLTNAIKYTPDRGQIEVVLGGDAENVLVSIRDNGIGIREEDKDRIFEKFFVMSNEKSADIGMGLGLSITKDIVEAHGGRIWFESRFGEGSTFYFTLPCGKDTERS; this is encoded by the coding sequence TTGAGAGGGATTGAGATAGTTCGCGGCTATCAGGAGGATATAATCGAAACGATACCCAGCACGATTATAATCGTCGACAGGAGACTGGAGGTGCTGTATGCTAACAGAAACTTCTATCTTAAGTCCTTCCGGACTGAGAAGAATGCAATAGGCATGCACCTCTCGAAGATATTCTCTCCTGTTTTCATGCAGAGGCTGAATAGTAGAATAGAAAAGGTTTTCTCCGCCGGAGAGCCGTTTGATGGGGAGCAGATCAGGTATCCGGGAGGCAGGTTCTACTTTTACAGAATACATCCCCTGAAGGAAGCTGGTGGTTACGTCAGCAAGGCAGTGATCTTCATAGAGGATATCACAGAGATGACCAGGCTCGAAGAGGAGCTGCGCGATTCATACATAAAGCTTGAGAATGCCTATGCTGAGCTCAAAGAGCTCGACAGCATCAAGTCAGAGTTCGTGTCCATGGTCTCACACGAGCTTAGAACACCTCTTACCGTAATTAACAGCTATATCGAGATGTTCGAGGATGGTATGCTCGGTGATCTCACAGATGTGCAGAAGGAGAAGCTCCAGCTGATCAGATCGCAAACAGACACAATGATCCAGCTTGTAAATGACATGCTAGATATCCTGAGAATCGGATCAAGGCGGCTCAGGCTTAAGAAGGAGCTGTCGAGCATGGAGGAGCTGATCCGCTCTGTGATCGCAAGCTTATCGAGGCTTGCAGCTCTTAAAGAGCATACGATAACATTCAGATGCGAGAGGGCCAATACTCTGATAGAGTGTGATCCCAAGAAGATAATGCAGGTTTTGAGCAATCTGCTCACGAATGCAATTAAGTACACCCCAGATAGAGGACAGATTGAGGTGGTTCTCGGGGGGGATGCAGAAAACGTTCTGGTGTCGATCAGAGACAACGGTATAGGGATCCGAGAGGAGGACAAGGATCGGATTTTTGAGAAGTTCTTCGTTATGAGCAATGAGAAGAGTGCGGATATTGGCATGGGTCTTGGCCTCTCCATAACAAAGGATATTGTGGAGGCGCATGGCGGACGGATATGGTTCGAGAGCAGGTTCGGAGAGGGGAGCACATTCTACTTCACTCTCCCCTGTGGTAAGGATACTGAGCGTTCTTAA
- a CDS encoding PadR family transcriptional regulator codes for MSLASVGGALIGEINLEQDDREEVLSRFVKPNKDILILSILGERPMCGYDLIKEIYRRYNVLLSQGAVYPILYSMVDDGILRSEYSRGNMRTKIYTLTPKGQEVMRRKIGKMVYALEYMLSFLKGSCSE; via the coding sequence ATGTCTCTAGCATCTGTGGGAGGGGCTCTGATCGGAGAAATAAATCTCGAGCAGGATGATCGGGAGGAGGTCCTGAGCAGGTTCGTGAAGCCGAACAAGGACATACTCATACTCTCCATACTCGGAGAGCGTCCGATGTGCGGCTACGATCTCATCAAGGAGATATACAGGAGATACAATGTCCTCCTGAGCCAGGGCGCCGTTTACCCCATCCTATACTCGATGGTGGATGATGGCATCCTGAGGTCTGAGTACAGCAGGGGAAATATGAGAACCAAGATCTACACCCTGACGCCTAAGGGACAAGAGGTGATGAGAAGAAAGATCGGAAAGATGGTATATGCTCTGGAGTACATGCTCTCGTTTCTGAAGGGATCATGCTCAGAATGA
- a CDS encoding gas vesicle protein K, which translates to MTLNIDESNLKHGILGLVIALVEVIRDALRIQALRRMESGTLTEEEVNRLGEALMELDIALDEIKREQGITESVKAVRDGLDEIVDDVLDRMLNPERWDEHEGE; encoded by the coding sequence ATGACCCTCAATATCGATGAGAGCAACCTGAAGCACGGCATTCTTGGGTTGGTCATAGCGCTTGTCGAGGTGATAAGGGATGCTCTCAGGATTCAGGCATTGAGGCGCATGGAGTCGGGAACTCTGACCGAGGAGGAGGTGAACCGGCTTGGAGAGGCGCTGATGGAGCTCGACATCGCCCTAGACGAGATCAAAAGAGAGCAAGGTATAACAGAATCCGTAAAGGCTGTCCGCGACGGTCTGGATGAGATCGTCGATGATGTTCTCGATCGAATGCTGAACCCTGAGAGGTGGGATGAGCATGAGGGAGAGTGA
- a CDS encoding DUF835 domain-containing protein, producing the protein MPLTEPVSTRISEELSRGSAYLVREKKPELSFQIFSSLVRGQCASCEHPDAFNCESIGCEKCTLKCPCKSCSQKRAQGLCFTTQHPEQIRNRYVLQTTPIFWISRRGESQTTVSNLEIMADITARFLEKSHNPVVLLDGLELLVVTNGFVQAIRFLRDIMEMVFISRGILIVPVNPSALSEREMALIERDMQEIPARWS; encoded by the coding sequence GTGCCGCTCACCGAGCCTGTGAGCACCCGCATATCGGAAGAGCTCTCCCGCGGCTCAGCGTATCTGGTCAGGGAGAAGAAGCCAGAGCTCAGCTTTCAGATATTCTCGTCGCTGGTGAGAGGACAGTGCGCGAGCTGCGAGCATCCTGATGCATTCAACTGCGAGAGCATAGGTTGTGAGAAGTGTACTCTCAAATGCCCGTGCAAGAGCTGCAGCCAGAAGAGGGCGCAGGGGCTCTGCTTCACCACCCAGCATCCCGAGCAGATCAGAAACAGGTATGTGCTTCAGACCACGCCGATCTTCTGGATCAGCAGACGCGGCGAGAGTCAGACGACCGTAAGTAACCTGGAGATCATGGCTGATATAACTGCCAGGTTCCTGGAGAAGAGCCACAACCCTGTGGTTCTCCTGGATGGGCTGGAGCTTCTTGTAGTCACAAATGGTTTTGTCCAGGCCATCAGGTTCCTGCGCGACATCATGGAGATGGTATTCATAAGCAGAGGGATACTGATCGTGCCCGTGAACCCATCCGCCCTCTCTGAGAGGGAGATGGCATTGATCGAGAGGGACATGCAGGAGATACCCGCGAGATGGAGCTGA
- the gvpN gene encoding gas vesicle protein GvpN codes for MRYVVTHPRRVRGESVHQTSWEKKLLLSKEREEIQVKVQSQTAARDPETLRKEIEEAFLMPEVEHFVETPEVRETEARMKLWLDAGYPVHLIGPTGCGKTSLAMHVARQFGRPVVWINGDESITTADLIGGYSQIENESVRDKYIHNVFKSKDVMKVEWVDNPLSLACKYGYTLIYNEFSRTKPAANNVFLSVFEEGVLELPTKFGEDRYIRVHPEFRAILTSNSIEYAGIHRPQDALLDRMVGIYTDYYGYETELRIVMEHTGLEEDVARRVVEIVRYLRDRLPDAQKPGTRACIMIGKGLKMLNRSSGIGLDQICIDVIANKTSSKKEMEEKRELVCEAIAAVQEGSGG; via the coding sequence ATGAGATATGTTGTCACCCATCCGAGGCGTGTGAGAGGCGAGTCCGTCCATCAGACCTCCTGGGAGAAGAAGCTGCTGCTATCAAAAGAGCGTGAGGAGATACAAGTAAAGGTGCAATCACAGACAGCAGCCCGCGATCCCGAGACCTTGAGGAAGGAGATCGAGGAAGCATTTCTGATGCCTGAGGTCGAGCACTTCGTGGAGACTCCCGAGGTCAGGGAGACCGAGGCTAGGATGAAGCTCTGGCTGGATGCAGGGTACCCTGTACATCTCATAGGCCCCACGGGATGCGGAAAGACCAGCCTTGCGATGCATGTCGCCCGCCAGTTCGGAAGGCCTGTGGTTTGGATAAACGGGGACGAGTCGATAACGACGGCAGATCTCATAGGTGGCTACTCGCAGATCGAGAACGAGAGCGTCCGGGACAAATACATCCACAATGTCTTCAAGAGCAAGGATGTCATGAAGGTGGAGTGGGTCGATAATCCGTTATCGCTTGCCTGCAAGTACGGCTACACGCTGATATACAACGAGTTCTCCAGGACCAAGCCCGCTGCGAACAACGTCTTCCTCTCGGTCTTTGAGGAGGGCGTGCTGGAGCTGCCCACGAAGTTCGGCGAGGACAGGTATATAAGAGTCCACCCGGAGTTCAGGGCCATCCTCACATCAAACTCGATAGAGTATGCTGGAATCCACAGACCTCAGGATGCGCTTCTGGATAGAATGGTCGGGATATACACGGACTACTACGGATACGAAACAGAGCTGAGGATCGTCATGGAGCACACCGGGCTTGAAGAGGATGTTGCGCGCAGGGTAGTAGAGATCGTGAGGTACCTGCGGGATCGTCTTCCGGATGCGCAGAAGCCCGGAACGAGAGCATGCATAATGATCGGCAAGGGGTTGAAGATGCTGAACAGAAGCTCCGGCATCGGACTGGACCAGATCTGCATAGATGTGATCGCCAACAAGACCAGCTCCAAGAAGGAGATGGAGGAGAAGAGGGAGCTGGTGTGTGAGGCGATAGCAGCTGTCCAGGAGGGTTCAGGTGGATAG
- a CDS encoding gas vesicle protein GvpG yields the protein MFVIDDLLLRSIGISVPGLDLIWTLEQIRGYAQRELYNPERIRNQIKETRLLYEFGEMSHEDYLERTEQLMQRLRIAEQLQR from the coding sequence TTGTTCGTAATAGATGATCTTCTTCTGAGAAGCATCGGCATCTCAGTTCCTGGCCTGGATCTGATCTGGACGCTGGAGCAGATCAGGGGATATGCCCAGCGTGAGCTGTACAACCCTGAGAGAATAAGGAACCAGATAAAGGAGACCAGGCTCCTGTACGAGTTCGGAGAGATGAGTCACGAGGACTACTTGGAGAGAACAGAGCAGCTGATGCAGAGGCTCAGGATAGCGGAACAGCTGCAGAGGTGA